The following are encoded in a window of Fusarium oxysporum f. sp. lycopersici 4287 chromosome 5, whole genome shotgun sequence genomic DNA:
- a CDS encoding alcohol dehydrogenase: MAENQDSQKFPIAASEARRFIEDVLKGNGIPSENASIIARCLVAADLRGVDTHGMNRIPSYMERLRQGVLNASAQPILTQVTPAVAQVDGQNGFGFVAAHKGMAAAIESAKVFGIGMASIKHSNHFGMSAWIVQQALDADMMSLVFTNSSPALPAFGGKSKLLGVSPIACGAPGKGPMENFILDMAPSVAARGKIYKAKRRGEKIPLDWALDAEGRPTDDPEAALGGVMLPMGGPKGSALSIMMDVFSGVLSGSAFAGHVTGPYDPSKPADVGHFLVAIKPDLFMNLDEFRERMQYLYERVVGSEKAAGVERIYFPGEIEQLAQKEREKTGIPLVQAEIDALNAEAKKVGAEPLKF; the protein is encoded by the coding sequence atggctgaaaATCAAGACTCCCAGAAGTTCCCAATCGCCGCCTCAGAAGCACGACGCTTCATTGAAGACGTCCTCAAAGGCAACGGCATCCCCTCTGAGAATGCCTCCATCATCGCCCGCTGTTTAGTCGCCGCCGATCTCCGCGGCGTCGACACCCACGGCATGAACCGAATCCCCTCTTACATGGAGCGTCTCCGTCAAGGCGTCCTCAACGCCAGCGCCCAGCCAATTCTCACTCAAGTCACACCCGCCGTAGCTCAAGTCGATGGCCAAAACGGCTTCGGCTTCGTAGCAGCTCACAAGGGCATGGCAGCTGCTATTGAGTCTGCAAAGGTGTTTGGTATTGGCATGGCGAGTATCAAGCACTCTAACCATTTTGGTATGAGTGCTTGGATCGTGCAGCAGGCTCTTGATGCCgatatgatgagtttggtgTTTACAAACTCGAGTCCTGCGCTTCCTGCGTTTGGTGGAAAGAGTAAGCTATTGGGTGTTTCGCCTATTGCTTGCGGTGCGCCTGGTAAAGGACCCATGGAGAACTTCATCCTTGATATGGCGCCTTCTGTAGCTGCAAGGGGAAAGATTTACAAGGCGAAGAGAAGGGGCGAAAAGATTCCCTTGGATTGGGCACTTGATGCTGAGGGACGTCCAACAGATGATCCCGAAGCTGCTCTCGGTGGTGTCATGTTACCAATGGGTGGCCCCAAGGGTTCTGCACTGTCAATCATGATGGATGTATTCTCAGGGGTTCTTTCAGGCTCAGCCTTCGCTGGCCATGTCACTGGCCCCTACGATCCTTCCAAGCCTGCAGATGTTGGTCACTTCTTGGTAGCTATCAAGCCTGACCTCTTCATGAACCTGGATGAGTTTAGAGAAAGGATGCAGTACCTTTACGAGCGTGTAGTCGGGTCAGAAAAGGCTGCCGGGGTTGAGAGGATTTATTTCCCTGGTGAGATTGAGCAGCTGGCTCAgaaggagagggagaagaCTGGCATTCCTCTAGTGCAAGCTGAGATTGATGCGTTGAATGCTGAGGCAAAGAAGGTTGGGGCAGAACCGCTGAAATTTTAA
- a CDS encoding dihydroxy-acid dehydratase — MSDPKKTVVNPDYDLDQPITSKVGLRQGLASYGDPHFSLFLRKVFIKALGYSEDALSRPIIGIVNTYSSFNPCHANIPQLIDAVKRGVQLNGGLAIDFPTISIHESFSSPTSMYLRNLMSMDTEEMIAAQPCDAVVLIGGCDKTTPAQLMGGVSANKPILHLVTGPMMPGSHRGVRIGACTDCRNNWAKYRAGTLDIEDISAINDELAPTGGTCGVMGTASTMASILVGLGMMPFAGATAPAVSATRLRIAEATGGLAVAACKDVERLRPQALLSRESFLNAITVLQAIGGSTNAVVHLMAIIGRHPKVAGTITLETIDEIGRKTPLLVDLKPSGDNYMTDFHNSGGMLALFHELKPLLHLDALTVTGRTLGEEIAHNSLIPVPRELSVIQPFDKPLYPASSLVVLKGNLAPGGAIMKASASKYRKLLQHTGKAVVFANSADMAERIDDPDLDVTPESVLVLQNIGPIGNPGMPEAGMIPIPRKIASQGVLDMLRLSDGRMSGTAGGTIGLHISPESADPKSPLGIVRNGDLITLDVEKRQLSVDLSDAEISQRIQERLKTFQQAEGAATPWVKREGMRGYRGLYMRSVNQAELGADFDFLTAEGPQRSQE, encoded by the exons ATGTCAGACCCCAAGAAAACAGTGGTCAACCCAGACTACGACCTCGACCAACCCATCACATCAAAAGTCGGCCTCCGCCAAGGCCTCGCCTCCTACGGCGATCCTcacttctccctcttcctccgcAAAGTCTTCATCAAAGCCCTCGGCTACAGCGAGGATGCACTCTCACGCCCCATCATTGGAATCGTGAATACATATTCTAGCTTCAATCCCTGCCACGCCAACATTCCTCAGCTCATTGACGCTGTCAAGAGAGGCGTTCAGCTCAATGGCGGGTTGGCTATTGACTTTCCTACTATTAGTATCCATGAGAGCTTCTCGTCGCCGACGAGTATGTACTTGAGGAATTTGATGAGCATGGATACGGAGGAGATGATTGCGGCGCAGCCTTGTGATGCTGTTGTGTTGATTGGTG GATGTGACAAGACTACGCCTGCTCAACTGATGGGAGGTGTCTCAGCAAACAAGCCCATCCTTCATCTAGTCACTGGTCCAATGATGCCCGGGAGTCATCGCGGAGTGCGCATCGGAGCTTGTACAGACTGTCGTAACAACTGGGCCAAGTACAGAGCTGGCACTCTTGACATTGAAGATATTTCAGCTATCAACGATGAACTAGCACCAACT GGAGGAACTTGTGGTGTCATGGGCACAGCATCTACCATGGCCTCCATTCTCGTTGGACTCGGCATGATGCCTTTTGCTGGCGCCACAGCCCCAGCTGTATCAGCGACAAGGTTACGAATTGCAGAAGCCACAGGAGGACTAGCCGTTGCAGCTTGCAAAGACGTTGAACGCCTGCGGCCACAAGCTTTACTCTCACGAGAGTCGTTCTTAAACGCCATCACTGTACTACAGGCAATTGGCGGCTCAACGAATGCTGTAGTCCATCTCATGGCGATCATTGGGCGCCACCCCAAGGTTGCAGGCACAATAACATTGGAGACCATCGACGAGATTGGTCGCAAGACACCGTTGCTGGTTGATCTGAAACCAAGTGGTGATAACTACATGACAGACTTCCATAACTCAG GTGGCATGCTCGCTTTGTTCCATGAACTCAAGCCTCTGCTTCACCTTGATGCATTGACAGTCACTGGCCGAACACTAGGAGAAGAAATTGCTCACAACTCTCTTATCCCTGTTCCCCGAGAGCTAAGTGTCATTCAGCCATTTGACAAGCCATTATATCCAGCGTCTTCTCTAGTAGTGTTGAAAGGCAACCTGGCCCCAGGAGGCGCCATCATGAAGGCCAGTGCTTCCAAGTACAGAAAGCTACTGCAGCATACCGGCAAAGCCGTCGTTTTTGCAAATTCCGCAGATATGGCAGAAAGGATTGATGATCCTGATCTGGACGTGACACCCGAGAGTGTCCTGGTCCTCCAGAACATTGGTCCAATTGGAAACCCCGGTATGCCAGAAGCAGGCATGATCCCTATCCCAAGAAAGATTGCCTCTCAGGGAGTGTTGGATATGCTGCGTCTATCAGACGGCCGCATGAGTGGAACAGCAGGTGGAACAATTGGACTACACATCTCTCCAGAATCAGCCGACCCCAAATCCCCGCTTGGCATCGTCAGGAATGGTGATCTCATCACACTTGATGTCGAAAAGAGGCAGCTCTCTGTGGATCTATCTGATGCAGAAATATCACAGAGGATCCAGGAGAGACTCAAGACCTTCCAGCAAGCTGAGGGTGCTGCAACACCATGGGTGAAGAGGGAAGGAATGAGAGGCTATCGGGGCTTATACATGCGGAGCGTGAACCAGGCTGAGCTAGGCGCTGATTTTGACTTCTTGACTGCTGAAGGGCCACAAAGGTCTCAAGAATAA
- a CDS encoding dihydroxy-acid dehydratase, with the protein MKLMLTRIGCDKTTPAQLMGGVSANKPILHLVTGPMMPGSHRGVRIGACTDCRNNWAKYRAGTLDIEDISAINDELAPTGGTCGVMGTASTMASILVGLGMMPFAGATAPAVSATRLRIAEATGGLAVAACKDVERLRPQALLSRESFLNAITVLQAIGGSTNAVVHLMAIIGRHPKVAGTITLETIDEIGRKTPLLVDLKPSGDNYMTDFHNSGGMLALFHELKPLLHLDALTVTGRTLGEEIAHNSLIPVPRELSVIQPFDKPLYPASSLVVLKGNLAPGGAIMKASASKYRKLLQHTGKAVVFANSADMAERIDDPDLDVTPESVLVLQNIGPIGNPGMPEAGMIPIPRKIASQGVLDMLRLSDGRMSGTAGGTIGLHISPESADPKSPLGIVRNGDLITLDVEKRQLSVDLSDAEISQRIQERLKTFQQAEGAATPWVKREGMRGYRGLYMRSVNQAELGADFDFLTAEGPQRSQE; encoded by the exons ATGAAGTTGATGCTGACTAGGATAGGATGTGACAAGACTACGCCTGCTCAACTGATGGGAGGTGTCTCAGCAAACAAGCCCATCCTTCATCTAGTCACTGGTCCAATGATGCCCGGGAGTCATCGCGGAGTGCGCATCGGAGCTTGTACAGACTGTCGTAACAACTGGGCCAAGTACAGAGCTGGCACTCTTGACATTGAAGATATTTCAGCTATCAACGATGAACTAGCACCAACT GGAGGAACTTGTGGTGTCATGGGCACAGCATCTACCATGGCCTCCATTCTCGTTGGACTCGGCATGATGCCTTTTGCTGGCGCCACAGCCCCAGCTGTATCAGCGACAAGGTTACGAATTGCAGAAGCCACAGGAGGACTAGCCGTTGCAGCTTGCAAAGACGTTGAACGCCTGCGGCCACAAGCTTTACTCTCACGAGAGTCGTTCTTAAACGCCATCACTGTACTACAGGCAATTGGCGGCTCAACGAATGCTGTAGTCCATCTCATGGCGATCATTGGGCGCCACCCCAAGGTTGCAGGCACAATAACATTGGAGACCATCGACGAGATTGGTCGCAAGACACCGTTGCTGGTTGATCTGAAACCAAGTGGTGATAACTACATGACAGACTTCCATAACTCAG GTGGCATGCTCGCTTTGTTCCATGAACTCAAGCCTCTGCTTCACCTTGATGCATTGACAGTCACTGGCCGAACACTAGGAGAAGAAATTGCTCACAACTCTCTTATCCCTGTTCCCCGAGAGCTAAGTGTCATTCAGCCATTTGACAAGCCATTATATCCAGCGTCTTCTCTAGTAGTGTTGAAAGGCAACCTGGCCCCAGGAGGCGCCATCATGAAGGCCAGTGCTTCCAAGTACAGAAAGCTACTGCAGCATACCGGCAAAGCCGTCGTTTTTGCAAATTCCGCAGATATGGCAGAAAGGATTGATGATCCTGATCTGGACGTGACACCCGAGAGTGTCCTGGTCCTCCAGAACATTGGTCCAATTGGAAACCCCGGTATGCCAGAAGCAGGCATGATCCCTATCCCAAGAAAGATTGCCTCTCAGGGAGTGTTGGATATGCTGCGTCTATCAGACGGCCGCATGAGTGGAACAGCAGGTGGAACAATTGGACTACACATCTCTCCAGAATCAGCCGACCCCAAATCCCCGCTTGGCATCGTCAGGAATGGTGATCTCATCACACTTGATGTCGAAAAGAGGCAGCTCTCTGTGGATCTATCTGATGCAGAAATATCACAGAGGATCCAGGAGAGACTCAAGACCTTCCAGCAAGCTGAGGGTGCTGCAACACCATGGGTGAAGAGGGAAGGAATGAGAGGCTATCGGGGCTTATACATGCGGAGCGTGAACCAGGCTGAGCTAGGCGCTGATTTTGACTTCTTGACTGCTGAAGGGCCACAAAGGTCTCAAGAATAA
- a CDS encoding high-affinity nickel-transporter encodes MPRLQPISKPKFLNGIPDNSIFAIATLIAVNALVWIAAGIVLHFHPRLISPAALSYVLGLRHALDADHIAAIDLMTRRLIASGQRPATVGTFFSLGHSTIVIVTCIVVAATSGALRERFDGFQHVGNIVGTSVSAAFLIILCIGNGWVLYKLIQRLQGILQERRNQVRLEGFVEEETQIQDHFALEGGGFLTRVFKRLFRVIDRPWKMYPLGVVFGLGFDTSSEIAILGIASIQAVQGTSIWLILIFPILFTAGMCMLDTTDGALMMALYTSKAFSRDVVAILYYSIVLTGITVVVSAFIGIVQVLSLIQNVADPQGRFWDGVSSIGDHFDIVGGSICGVFLIVGLGSIFVYKPWRRHVERQQESLIQHPEPSLDAHSPAPSTEREENGCVHAQRIV; translated from the exons ATGCCTCGACTTCAACCCATCAGCAAACCCAAATTTCTCAATGGGATACCAGACAATAGTATCTTTGCTATAGCGACCCTCATCGCAGTCAATGCCCTGGTATGGATCGCTGCAGGCATTGTTCTGCATTTCCATCCACGCCTCATTTCGCCAGCTGCCCTCTCATACGTCCTTGGTCTTCGCCATGCTTTGGACGCAGACCACATCGCAGCTATTGACCTGATGACACGTCGTCTCATAGCATCAGGGCAGCGCCCTGCGACAGTGGGGACATTCTTCTCATTAGGGCACAGCACCATCGTCATTGTAACATGCATCGTTGTCGCAGCCACGAGTGGCGCTTTGAGGGAAAGGTTCGATGGGTTTCAACACGTGGGAAATATAGTTGGCACTAGTGTCAGTGCCGCATTTCTTATAATTCTCTGTATAGGAAATGGCTGGGTTCTATATAAGCTCATCCAGCGCTTGCAAGGGATTCTGCAAGAGCGAAGAAATCAAGTCCGACTTGAAGGAtttgtcgaggaggagacGCAGATCCAGGATCATTTTGCTCTGGAAGGGGGAGGCTTCTTGACGCGCGTGTTCAAAAGGTTATTTCGCGTTATTGACCGACCGTGGAAGATGTACCCCCTCGGCGTGGTTTTTGGTCTTGGGTTCGATACAAGCTCAGAGATTGCTATACTGGGGATTGCGAGCATTCAGGCTGTTCAGGGGACAAGTATCTGGCTGATTCTGATCTTTCCTATTCTTTTCACAG CTGGCATGTGCATGCTCGATACCACAGATGGAGCCCTCATGATGGCCCTGTACACGTCGAAAGCATTCTCAAGAGACGTGGTTGCTATTCTGTATTATTCCATCGTCCTCACAGGAATTACAGTCGTGGTATCAGCTTTCATCGGCATCGTCCAAGTTCTCTCCCTAATACAGAACGTCGCAGACCCTCAGGGGCGATTCTGGGATGGAGTTTCTTCGATTGGCGACCATTTTGACATTGTTGGCGGAAGCATCTGCGGCGTGTTTCTGATCGTAGGTTTGGGTTCAATATTCGTATATAAACCCTGGAGAAGACACGTCGAGAGGCAACAGGAAAGCTTGATTCAGCATCCGGAGCCCTCCTTGGACGCTCACTCGCCTGCGCCTTCGACTGAGCGTGAAGAGAATGGATGTGTCCACGCACAAAGAATTGTTTAG
- a CDS encoding hypothetical protein (At least one base has a quality score < 10), with the protein MHGYSSSEESDDPRRPRAQPATTNNNDQKKKKKKKLPPQKSINRIWKKFSKRKFHKALAVLPFDPVQPPATYHSNELLSAGYERAAEECRRKVEKIIKECKRVNMRYRDPGWDLDWDLKYEKGHCLNNLGSQKFELNRTTLLSSKAAVPKAVKRVHEIFENPTFMKEVSGGDVKQGSLGDCWIMAGLTALANVPGGLQRICVAHDTKIGIYGFVFYRDGEWIYSIIDDKLYLKSPLWDSPSMQRDLLQQIDREDNENVYRKTYQTGSKALFFAQCRDQNETWVPLFEKAYAKAHGDYASLAGGWIGEGVEDLSGGVTTELLTSDILDIDEFWDKEMSRVNDEFLFGASTGLLEHGYGERNGISEGHAYVVMEARTLKSGQRLVKLRNPWGKVRKGIWEGAWSDGSKEWTTEVQEEMDHKFGSDSVFWISYEDLIRKYSHFDRTRLFRDRDWRCCQRWIGVDVPWKAAYHEKFHIKLTQDSPLVLVLSQLDGRYFKGLHGQYSFRLHFRLHYEDSPNAEDYIVRSHGNYLMERSVSVELPDLPAGNYVVYLKVTGERDSNVQSVEQVVKREAADRTENEKLAQVGYAYDLAHSKAWDHMDKVTKLRQKKDQKKASASRQKERRRMWEKRSTNRDVTKQQTKKNADKRKRRRAEWEAEQNRLDEEFNAKVKAEREQMKKERLAKAEAEKAAEAEKRAQEADDEALSKKTEEIKISEDKDEPVVVDEHHKDHDDAVISVSTGSPHLTPKSMDSTAEGAEEKQEVPPVSGGPPAPIEEEEPLPIRPRPAYDSAGESSDSPVEDWEALYSSDDMVRKPRLTQANQTAAQDDYDSEEEKMPEPWNAICIVGVRVYSKDENLELRTVMEGGELLEGGMGPKGAADLDNAQSNAGGGRADDKDASKTKQDDDRSYPPVIRKDGKYVEDETTSGEKYSSIQSYFHIDSAFTTRVNSPAPTPYEHDRRLEFPAASR; encoded by the exons ATGCACGGTTACAGTTCATCAGAAGAGTCCGACGACCCTCGTCGGCCTCGTGCCCAACCTGCtaccaccaacaacaacgaccagaagaagaagaaaaagaagaagctcccGCCTCAAAAGAGTATCAACCGTATCTGGAAGAAGTTCTCCAAGCGCAAGTTTCACAAGGCTCTCGCCGTCCTTCCATTCGACCCCGTGCAACCTCCAGCTACCTACCATTCCAACGAGCTCTTATCGGCTGGTTACGAGCGAGCCGCTGAGGAATGTCGACgcaaggttgagaagatcatcaaagAATGCAAGCGAGTGAATATGCGATATCGAGATCCTGGTTGGGATTTG GATTGGGATCTCAAGTACGAGAAGGGCCACTGCTTGAACAATCTGGGATCACAGAAATTCGAGCTCAACAGGACAACGCTGCTGAGCTCAAAGGCGGCTGTTCCCAAGGCCGTCAAGCGCGTGCACGAGATCTTTGAGAATCCCACCTTCATGAAAGAGGTTAGTGGTGGTGACGTCAAGCAGGGCAGTCTAGGAGACTGCTGGATTATGGCTGGCCTAACGGCTCTGGCCAATGTTCCAGGAGGTCTACAGCGGATCTGCGTTGCCCATGACACAAAGATCGGCATCTACGGCTTTGTCTTTTATCGAGATGGCGAATGGATCTACTCCATCATCGACGATAAACTCTATCTCAAGTCTCCGTTGTGGGATTCCCCCTCTATGCAGAGAGATCTTCTGCAGCAGATCGATCGTGAGGATAACGAGAATGTTTACCGCAAGACTTATCAGACTGGCTCCAAGGCTCTTTTCTTCGCGCAGTGCAGAGATCAGAATGAGACTTGGGTTCCTCTCTTCGAGAAGGCCTACGCCAAGGCTCATGGCGACTATGCGTCATTGGCGGGTGGCTGGATTGGTGAGGGTGTTGAAGATCTCTCTGGTGGAGTTACCACTGAGCTCTTGACGTCTGATATTCTCGATATTGATGAGTTCTGGGATAAGGAGATGTCACGAGTCAACGATGAGTTCCTCTTTGGCGCTTCTActggtcttcttgagcacGGCTACGGTGAGCGCAATGGCATCTCCGAAGGACACGCCTATGTCGTCATGGAGGCACGTACTCTAAAGTCTGGCCAGCGCTTGGTCAAGCTTCGCAACCCTTGGGGTAAGGTCCGCAAGGGTATCTGGGAGGGAGCTTGGAGTGATGGGTCTAAGGAGTGGACTACCGAAGTGCAGGAGGAGATGGACCACAAGTTCGGTAGCGACTCTGTTTTCTGGATTTCTTACGAGGATCTTATTCGGAAATATTCTCACTTTGACCGCACTCGACTCTTCCGCGATCGCGACTGGCGATGCTGCCAGCGCTggattggtgttgatgtccCGTGGAAGGCGGCATACCATGAGAAGTTCCATATCAAGTTAACCCAGGATTCGCCTCTTGTTCTGGTTCTTTCGCAGCTTGATGGTCGGTATTTCAAGGGTCTTCACGGACAGTACTCCTTCCGTCTTCACTTCCGACTTCACTACGAGGACAGCCCCAATGCCGAGGACTACATTGTCCGGTCTCACGGCAACTATCTCATGGAGCGTTCTGTTTCTGTTGAGCTACCTGATCTTCCCGCTGGCAACTATGTCGTTTACCTCAAGGTCACTGGCGAGCGAGACTCCAATGTTCAGTCTGTTGAGCAGGTCGTGAAGCGCGAGGCTGCCGACAGGACAgagaatgagaagcttgctcAGGTTGGCTACGCTTATGATCTAGCTCACAGCAAGGCTTGGGACCACATGGACAAGGTTACCAAGCTTCGCCAGAAGAAGGATCAGAAAAAGGCTTCTGCCAGTCGCCAGAAGGAGCGTCGCCGCATGTGGGAGAAGCGCTCTACCAACCGCGATGTTACCAAGCAAcagaccaagaagaacgCGGACAAGAGAAAGCGCCGTCGCGCAGAGTGGGAGGCTGAGCAGAACCGTCTTGATGAGGAGTTCAacgccaaggtcaaggctgagcgcgagcagatgaagaaagagaggcTCGCtaaggctgaggctgagaaggctgctgaggctgagaagaggGCTCAagaggctgatgatgaggcTTTGAGCAAGAAGACTGAGGAGATCAAGATTTCAGAGGACAAGGATGAGCctgttgtcgttgatgagcATCACAAGGATCATGACGATGCGGTTATTTCTGTCTCGACTGGATCACCTCACTTGACTCCCAAGTCCATGGACTCTACAGCTGAGGGTGCTGAAGAGAAGCAGGAAGTCCCACCAGTCAGTGGAGGACCTCCCGCTCCTattgaggaagaggagcctCTTCCCATTCGCCCTCGACCTGCCTACGATTCTGCAGGCGAGTCATCCGACTCCCCTGTTGAAGACTGGGAAGCCCTCTACAGCAGCGACGACATGGTCCGCAAGCCTCGTCTCACACAAGCCAACCAAACCGCCGCCCAAGACGACTACGACtccgaggaggaaaagatgCCTGAGCCCTGGAACGCCATCTGCATCGTCGGCGTGCGCGTCTACTCCAAGGACGAGAACCTCGAGCTGCGCACCGTCATGGAAGGCGGTGAGCTTCTAGAGGGCGGCATGGGTCCCAAGGGCGCCGCAGATCTCGACAACGCTCAGTCCAACGCGGGCGGTGGACGAGCCGACGACAAGGATGCTTCCAAGACGAAGCAAGATGACGACAGGTCGTATCCCCCCGTCATCCGCAAAGATGGAAAATACGTGGAAGATGAAACTACCTCCGGAGAGAAGTATTCTTCTATTCAGAGCTATTTCCACATTGACTCTGCTTTTACAACGAGGGTTAATTCTCCAGCACCGACGCCTTATGAGCATGATCGGAGGCTGGAGTTCCCTGCTGCTAGCCGATAA